A stretch of the Corynebacterium maris DSM 45190 genome encodes the following:
- the trhO gene encoding oxygen-dependent tRNA uridine(34) hydroxylase TrhO, with translation MSLSKILLYYTFTPIADPTAVMLWQRDLCESLGLKGRILISEHGINGTVGGDMAACKKYVRKTKDYPGFKDMEFKWSEGGAEDFPKLSVKVRDEIVAFGAAEELQVDEEGVVGGGAHLNPEEVHALVDKHGDDVVFFDGRNAMEAQIGKFRGAVVPDVDTTHDFIAELDSGKYDWMKDRPVVSYCTGGIRCEVLSALMKNRGFEEVYQLDGGIVRYGEKYGNKGLWEGSLYVFDGRMHTEFGEDYARLGHCVHCGEPNDVFVNCANEDTCRKQVLICENCVADPATAVCLDCAEPAGPAS, from the coding sequence GTGTCCCTCAGCAAAATTCTTCTGTATTACACGTTTACGCCCATCGCCGACCCCACCGCGGTCATGCTGTGGCAGCGCGACCTGTGCGAATCCCTGGGACTGAAGGGCCGGATCCTGATCAGCGAGCACGGGATCAACGGCACCGTCGGCGGGGACATGGCGGCGTGCAAGAAATACGTCCGCAAGACCAAGGACTACCCGGGCTTCAAGGACATGGAGTTCAAGTGGTCCGAGGGCGGCGCGGAAGACTTCCCTAAGCTCAGCGTGAAGGTCCGCGATGAGATCGTGGCCTTCGGCGCGGCGGAAGAACTCCAGGTCGACGAGGAGGGCGTGGTCGGCGGCGGCGCCCACCTGAATCCGGAGGAGGTCCACGCGCTCGTCGACAAGCACGGAGACGACGTCGTCTTCTTCGACGGCCGTAACGCGATGGAGGCGCAGATCGGAAAGTTCCGCGGCGCCGTCGTGCCCGACGTGGACACCACCCACGACTTCATCGCCGAACTCGACTCCGGAAAATACGACTGGATGAAAGACCGGCCCGTCGTCTCCTACTGCACCGGCGGCATCCGCTGCGAAGTTTTGAGCGCGTTGATGAAAAACCGCGGCTTCGAGGAGGTCTACCAGCTCGACGGCGGCATCGTCCGCTACGGCGAAAAATACGGCAACAAGGGCCTGTGGGAGGGTTCGCTCTACGTCTTCGACGGCCGCATGCACACCGAATTCGGCGAAGATTACGCCCGCCTCGGCCACTGCGTCCACTGCGGGGAACCGAACGACGTGTTCGTCAACTGCGCCAACGAGGACACCTGCCGGAAGCAGGTGCTGATCTGCGAGAATTGCGTCGCTGACCCGGCCACGGCCGTGTGCCTCGACTGCGCTGAGCCCGCGGGTCCTGCGTCGTAG
- a CDS encoding MarR family winged helix-turn-helix transcriptional regulator has protein sequence MTSSTPANIARRIRPAMTKLYVMYFRIAEQSDLTGPQLSIMSRLQENGPSRISQVAREEGIRMPTASNALHQLEQRELVHRVRDESDRRGVRVELTPLGAAELNRVGEERERYLADMIATLSEEDAQELDKLADIILKLADSYGVDSISKDGK, from the coding sequence ATGACTTCGTCCACCCCCGCGAACATTGCCCGCCGTATCCGTCCTGCCATGACCAAGCTCTACGTGATGTATTTCCGCATCGCGGAGCAGTCCGACCTGACGGGGCCGCAGCTGTCCATCATGTCTCGACTGCAGGAAAACGGGCCGTCGCGCATCAGCCAGGTCGCCCGCGAGGAAGGCATCCGCATGCCCACGGCCTCGAACGCGCTGCATCAGCTCGAGCAGCGCGAACTGGTGCACCGGGTCCGCGACGAGTCGGACCGCCGCGGCGTCCGCGTGGAACTGACTCCCCTCGGCGCCGCCGAGCTCAACCGGGTCGGCGAAGAGCGCGAAAGGTACCTCGCGGACATGATCGCCACATTGAGCGAGGAAGACGCCCAGGAACTGGACAAGCTGGCGGACATCATCCTCAAGCTCGCGGATTCCTACGGCGTCGACTCGATTTCCAAAGACGGCAAGTAA
- a CDS encoding universal stress protein: MPTHDTSPDADPLRILVAWRPDADGTEALEFAAWLARTTIVQVRVVMTYVRIWPTSSRNKTSSKYKKWHRHQAERYAKKVRSTLTEVNLDQSHWDDRVAVFSDGTSEATMLTQAAEDYDADLLVLGTNATAPKGRFRAGSTAETLLHSSPHPVALTPRAVKLSKRGVTRINMALLESDYTQHTQLLHFAAQLADRWKVPLRLVAFSPMGLTKTSDKISADIARTISDEWHEQALSMLDRARDAVMENVPDLDVSTDIGAGSGWGGAVDALKWKKGDLICLDSVERGPIERVFIGSTEAEFLRHVQAPVLLNPAPRR; this comes from the coding sequence ATGCCGACACACGACACCTCCCCCGACGCCGATCCGCTCCGGATCCTGGTGGCCTGGCGTCCTGACGCCGACGGAACAGAAGCCCTCGAATTCGCGGCCTGGCTGGCCCGGACCACCATCGTGCAGGTCCGCGTCGTCATGACCTATGTCCGAATCTGGCCTACCAGCAGCCGGAATAAAACGAGCTCCAAATACAAAAAATGGCACCGCCACCAGGCGGAACGCTACGCCAAGAAGGTCAGGTCCACCCTCACGGAGGTCAACCTCGACCAGTCCCACTGGGACGACCGCGTCGCCGTGTTCAGCGACGGGACCTCCGAGGCGACCATGCTCACCCAGGCCGCCGAGGACTATGACGCCGATCTGCTCGTGTTGGGCACGAACGCGACCGCCCCCAAGGGCCGTTTCCGCGCCGGCTCCACGGCAGAGACCTTGTTGCACTCGTCCCCTCATCCCGTGGCCTTGACTCCGCGCGCCGTGAAGTTGTCCAAGCGCGGGGTCACCCGCATCAACATGGCGCTGCTGGAGTCCGACTACACCCAGCACACGCAGCTCCTGCACTTCGCCGCGCAGCTGGCCGACCGCTGGAAGGTCCCCTTGCGGCTGGTGGCCTTCTCCCCGATGGGGCTGACGAAGACGTCCGACAAAATTTCCGCGGACATCGCCCGCACCATCTCCGACGAGTGGCACGAACAGGCCTTGAGCATGCTCGACCGGGCCCGGGACGCCGTGATGGAGAACGTGCCTGACCTGGACGTCAGCACGGACATCGGCGCCGGATCCGGGTGGGGCGGCGCCGTCGACGCCCTGAAGTGGAAGAAGGGGGACCTCATCTGCCTGGACTCAGTCGAGCGCGGGCCGATCGAGCGGGTGTTCATCGGTTCGACCGAAGCGGAGTTCCTCCGCCACGTGCAGGCGCCCGTCCTGCTCAATCCCGCGCCTCGCCGGTAG
- a CDS encoding DUF5318 family protein translates to MEGVIVYRNEVSHRWRRQALLRAFGEGEVLRENLCDADFLLVAAATHHGYAVDRACPVCGRDSLREVRWIYHERLGRRSGTARSEEEIAEIIKTVPNITVHLVEVCVECRWNHLLTATVASPE, encoded by the coding sequence ATGGAAGGCGTGATCGTCTACCGTAATGAAGTTTCGCACCGCTGGCGTCGGCAAGCCCTGCTCCGAGCTTTCGGGGAGGGGGAAGTCCTCCGGGAGAACCTGTGCGACGCCGATTTCTTGCTGGTCGCGGCGGCGACTCACCATGGCTACGCCGTCGACCGGGCCTGCCCCGTGTGCGGCCGGGACAGCTTGCGTGAGGTGCGCTGGATCTACCACGAACGCCTCGGGCGGCGTTCCGGCACGGCGCGCAGCGAGGAAGAGATCGCCGAGATCATCAAAACAGTGCCCAACATCACGGTGCACCTCGTCGAGGTGTGCGTCGAATGCCGGTGGAATCACCTTTTGACGGCGACGGTCGCGAGCCCGGAGTGA
- a CDS encoding DUF1846 domain-containing protein, producing MSTKIGFDRERYIQMQSDHINARRQQIGGKLYLEMGGKLFDDMHASRVLPGFTPDNKIAMLDRLKDDLEILICLSAKDLERQKVRADLGIPYEDDVLRLIDVFRERGFLVDNVVMTQLEENNQQAYAFISRLERLGLKVARHYPIPGYPTNSAKIVSDEGFGRNDFVDTSRDVILVTAPGPGSGKLATCLSQVYHEFQRGRSAGYAKFETFPIWDLPLEHPVNLAYEAATADLDDINVIDPYHLAAYNEQATSYNRDVEVFPLLKTMLEHLAGESPYRSPTDMGVNMVGRAIADDDVCRDAAIQEIVRRYYKALVEERVNDADDVVSGRIAVIMSKAGCSPEDRAVVRPALDVAAATEQPAAAMQLHDGCIVTGKTSPLLGCSAAMLLNALKHLAGIDDESLLLSPASIEPIQTLKTRHLGSRNPRLHTDEVLIALSVSAATSDEARRALAELQNLVGCDVHTTTILGSVDEDIFRNLGVLVTSEPVYWRKALYHKR from the coding sequence ATGTCGACGAAGATCGGGTTCGACCGCGAACGCTACATCCAGATGCAGTCGGATCACATCAACGCCCGCCGCCAACAGATCGGCGGCAAGCTGTACCTCGAGATGGGGGGCAAGCTTTTCGACGACATGCACGCCTCCCGGGTCCTGCCCGGCTTCACCCCGGACAACAAGATCGCCATGCTCGACCGCCTCAAAGACGATCTGGAGATCCTGATCTGTCTCAGCGCCAAAGACCTGGAGCGCCAAAAAGTGCGCGCCGACCTGGGCATCCCCTACGAGGACGACGTCCTACGCCTGATCGACGTCTTCCGGGAACGCGGCTTCCTCGTCGACAACGTCGTCATGACCCAGCTGGAGGAAAACAACCAGCAGGCCTACGCCTTCATCAGCCGCCTGGAGCGCCTCGGCCTGAAAGTCGCCCGCCACTACCCCATCCCCGGTTACCCCACGAACAGCGCCAAGATCGTCTCCGACGAAGGCTTCGGACGCAACGACTTCGTGGACACCTCCCGCGACGTCATCCTCGTCACCGCGCCGGGCCCGGGCTCCGGCAAGCTCGCGACCTGTCTGAGCCAGGTCTACCACGAATTTCAGCGCGGCCGTTCCGCCGGCTACGCCAAATTCGAGACCTTCCCCATCTGGGATCTGCCCCTGGAGCACCCGGTGAACCTGGCGTACGAGGCCGCGACCGCGGACCTCGACGACATCAACGTGATCGACCCGTACCACCTGGCCGCCTACAACGAGCAGGCCACCAGCTACAACCGGGACGTCGAGGTCTTCCCGCTGCTCAAGACCATGCTGGAGCACCTGGCGGGGGAGTCGCCGTACCGCTCGCCCACGGACATGGGCGTGAACATGGTGGGCCGGGCCATCGCCGACGACGACGTCTGTCGCGACGCCGCGATCCAGGAAATCGTGCGCCGCTACTACAAAGCGCTGGTGGAGGAACGCGTCAACGACGCCGACGACGTTGTCTCCGGGCGCATCGCCGTGATCATGAGCAAGGCCGGCTGCTCCCCGGAGGACCGCGCCGTGGTCCGGCCGGCGCTGGATGTGGCGGCGGCCACGGAACAACCCGCCGCGGCCATGCAGCTGCACGACGGCTGCATCGTCACCGGCAAGACCTCCCCGCTGCTGGGCTGCTCCGCCGCGATGCTGCTCAACGCGCTCAAGCACCTGGCCGGCATCGACGACGAATCGCTGCTGCTCTCGCCCGCCTCCATCGAACCGATCCAGACCCTCAAGACCAGGCACCTGGGCTCCCGCAACCCGCGTCTGCACACGGACGAGGTGCTCATCGCCCTGTCGGTGTCCGCCGCCACCTCCGACGAGGCGCGCCGCGCCCTGGCGGAACTGCAGAACCTCGTCGGCTGCGACGTCCACACCACCACGATCCTCGGGTCGGTGGACGAGGACATCTTCCGCAACCTGGGCGTGCTGGTCACCTCCGAGCCGGTGTACTGGCGCAAGGCATTGTACCACAAGCGCTGA
- a CDS encoding Fpg/Nei family DNA glycosylase produces the protein MPEGHVIHRLAREFNRDFTGRALTATSPQGRFSAEAALIDGHRLIEAEAHGKHLFMHFDNPEPEHIVYIHLGLIGQLRFEPNDGARGQIRLRLDNGTVAAHLRGPQWCRLITEEDYAAAVAKIGADPLRADADPESIRPKIARSRRSIGSLLMDQKLYAGVGNIYRAETLFRQGVSPFTPGKEVTDAQFDGLWEDLVEIMTIGAETGQIDTVRADHMPEQMGRAARDDEHGGEVYVYRRAGLDCYVCGAPVRQQVMEGRNLFWCPRCQPE, from the coding sequence ATGCCCGAAGGTCATGTCATTCACCGTCTCGCCCGGGAATTCAACCGCGATTTCACCGGCCGCGCCCTCACCGCCACCAGTCCGCAGGGCCGTTTCTCCGCTGAGGCCGCGCTCATCGACGGCCACCGCCTCATTGAGGCCGAGGCCCACGGCAAGCATCTGTTCATGCACTTCGATAACCCGGAGCCCGAGCACATCGTCTACATCCACCTCGGGTTGATCGGCCAGCTGCGCTTCGAGCCCAACGACGGCGCCCGCGGGCAGATCCGCCTGCGGCTGGACAACGGCACGGTCGCCGCACATCTGCGCGGTCCGCAGTGGTGCCGGCTGATCACGGAGGAGGACTACGCGGCGGCGGTGGCGAAGATCGGGGCCGATCCACTCCGCGCGGACGCCGACCCGGAGTCGATCCGCCCGAAGATCGCCCGGTCGCGGCGTTCCATCGGCTCGTTGCTCATGGATCAGAAGCTCTATGCCGGGGTGGGCAACATTTACCGCGCTGAAACCCTGTTCCGGCAGGGCGTCTCGCCCTTTACCCCGGGCAAGGAGGTGACGGACGCGCAGTTCGACGGCCTGTGGGAGGACCTCGTGGAGATCATGACGATCGGCGCGGAGACCGGCCAGATCGACACCGTGCGCGCCGATCACATGCCCGAGCAGATGGGCAGGGCGGCCCGCGACGACGAGCACGGCGGCGAGGTCTACGTCTACCGCCGGGCGGGTCTGGACTGTTATGTCTGCGGCGCCCCGGTGCGCCAGCAGGTGATGGAGGGCCGCAACCTCTTCTGGTGCCCGCGGTGCCAGCCGGAGTGA